In a genomic window of Cyprinus carpio isolate SPL01 chromosome A10, ASM1834038v1, whole genome shotgun sequence:
- the LOC109054878 gene encoding alpha-2B adrenergic receptor, translating to MTTIPPSDVACSNSSTPYSTEVTALFATAMTLIMFFTIFGNILVIIAVLTCHSLRGPQNLFLVSLAAADILVATLIIPFSLANELMGCWYFEAFWCEIILALDVLFCTSSIIHLCAISLDRYLSISRPVQYASQRTPYKIKGAIWVVWVISAIISFPPLVSMKKTQRLKHGAGLQCKLNEDVWYILYSSIGSFFAPCLIMILVYIRIYQIAKKHSRCPPGELRKDCGGCVSMGRELQNGKTQGGVDPANVSNVPNLAASRSDTINQAQPAVESRQQMTLSRRCKDNEDSSSSGSDVEVVEGHNSNRTTSNIGALEPGYQTSSPTQTYRNFKATLKGSQLAFSDMKPRGTLNTRRKTMIVREKRFTFVLAVVIGVFVVCWFPFFFSYSLQAICPKACELPKSLFKFFFWIGYCNSALNPLIYTIFNRDFRKAFKTILCKRCKDCSF from the coding sequence ATGACCACGATACCGCCTTCAGATGTAGCCTGTAGTAATTCCAGTACTCCTTATTCCACTGAAGTCACGGCTCTGTTTGCCACCGCAATGACACTCATCATGTTCTTCACCATCTTTGGGAACATCCTGGTGATCATTGCCGTCCTGACGTGTCACTCTTTGCGAGGACCTCAGAACCTGTTCCTGGTGTCCCTGGCCGCGGCGGACATCCTGGTGGCCACACTGATCATCCCATTCTCCTTGGCCAATGAACTGATGGGCTGCTGGTACTTTGAGGCCTTTTGGTGTGAGATCATCTTAGCTCTGGATGTGCTCTTCTGCACATCTTCCATCATACACCTGTGCGCTATCAGCCTGGACCGCTACCTGTCCATCTCCCGGCCGGTGCAATATGCGTCCCAACGCACCCCTTACAAGATCAAGGGGGCCATATGGGTGGTGTGGGTCATCTCTGCCATCATCTCTTTCCCCCCGCTGGTCTCCATGAAAAAGACCCAGCGGCTGAAGCATGGGGCCGGCCTGCAGTGCAAACTCAACGAGGACGTCTGGTACATCCTGTACTCCTCCATCGGGTCGTTCTTTGCCCCGTGCCTCATAATGATCCTGGTGTACATTCGCATCTACCAGATTGCCAAGAAGCACAGTAGATGTCCTCCAGGAGAGCTAAGAAAAGACTGTGGAGGCTGCGTCTCTATGGGACGGGAGCTGCAGAACGGGAAAACTCAGGGAGGTGTTGACCCTGCAAATGTCTCAAATGTTCCCAATCTGGCTGCTTCCAGATCTGACACCATAAACCAGGCTCAACCAGCAGTAGAGAGCCGGCAGCAGATGACACTCTCAAGGAGGTGCAAGGACAATGAGGACAGTTCAAGCTCTGGCTCTGATGTTGAGGTAGTTGAGGGACATAATTCTAACAGGACAACCTCTAACATTGGGGCACTGGAGCCTGGCTACCAGACGTCCTCACCAACTCAAACGTACCGAAACTTTAAAGCAACATTAAAGGGCAGCCAGCTGGCCTTTTCCGACATGAAACCAAGAGGAACACTGAACACCAGGAGGAAAACCATGATCGTCCGCGAGAAGCGCTTCACATTCGTCCTAGCGGTCGTCATTGGGGTTTTTGTCGTCTGCTGGTTCCCGTTCTTCTTCAGCTACAGCTTGCAGGCCATCTGTCCAAAGGCTTGTGAACTGCCAAAGTCACTTTTTAAGTTCTTCTTCTGGATTGGCTACTGCAACAGTGCCCTGAACCCACTCATCTACACCATCTTTAACAGGGACTTTCGTAAAGCCTTCAAAACGATTCTGTGTAAAAGGTGTAAGGACTGTTCTTTTTGA